A stretch of Halostagnicola kamekurae DNA encodes these proteins:
- a CDS encoding cobalamin B12-binding domain-containing protein — protein MSSEQEAESIRCLVSKVGLDGHDRGAHVIARAFRDAGFEVIYSGLHKAPDEIVQAAVQEDVDVLGISILSGAHNTLVPKIMDGLEEYDAKDDTLVLVGGVIPDEDRPELEEEGVAAIFGPGTSIEETIDFVRENAPQR, from the coding sequence ATGAGCAGCGAACAGGAAGCGGAGTCGATTCGGTGTCTCGTCTCGAAAGTCGGACTCGACGGACACGACCGCGGAGCACACGTCATCGCCCGGGCGTTCCGCGACGCCGGATTCGAGGTCATCTACTCCGGACTGCACAAGGCCCCGGACGAGATCGTCCAGGCTGCGGTCCAAGAGGACGTCGACGTGCTCGGGATCTCTATTCTGTCGGGCGCTCACAACACGCTCGTCCCGAAGATCATGGACGGTCTCGAGGAGTACGACGCCAAGGACGACACGCTCGTGCTGGTCGGCGGCGTGATCCCCGACGAGGACCGGCCGGAACTCGAGGAAGAAGGCGTCGCCGCCATCTTCGGCCCCGGCACCTCGATCGAGGAGACGATCGACTTCGTCCGGGAGAACGCCCCGCAACGATGA
- a CDS encoding HD domain-containing protein: MGVEIKETRVTDAEFESMKRFVFEYLAASVAKEDEGGRMRWYPWHSAEYRHNHILNVVALAEEIAEKEGADVDVTRVAGLFHDVAKLETDQELHAEAGARVAREYLESRGEYPESFVSQVCRAIEYHSYQGDLDDLALETQCLIEADLLDKVGANGIALMLLRMGYEARTHMDSEEMVDRVLERGLEAANRVESDAAESIAHQRLKRVRWFSDWLEDEIAAIGN, from the coding sequence GTGGGCGTCGAAATAAAAGAAACCAGGGTCACCGACGCCGAGTTCGAGTCGATGAAGCGGTTCGTCTTCGAGTATCTGGCGGCCAGCGTCGCGAAAGAAGACGAGGGCGGCCGGATGCGGTGGTACCCCTGGCACTCGGCGGAGTACCGTCACAACCACATCCTCAACGTGGTCGCACTCGCCGAGGAGATCGCGGAGAAAGAGGGCGCGGACGTCGACGTCACGCGCGTCGCCGGCCTGTTCCACGACGTGGCCAAACTCGAGACCGATCAGGAACTCCACGCCGAGGCCGGCGCTCGCGTCGCTCGAGAGTACCTCGAATCGCGCGGCGAGTACCCCGAATCGTTCGTCTCGCAGGTGTGTCGAGCCATCGAGTACCACTCCTATCAGGGGGACTTAGACGACCTCGCACTCGAGACCCAGTGTCTCATCGAGGCCGATCTGCTCGATAAGGTCGGCGCGAACGGAATCGCGCTGATGCTCCTGCGCATGGGCTACGAGGCTCGAACCCACATGGACTCCGAGGAGATGGTCGACCGCGTCTTAGAGCGCGGACTCGAGGCCGCAAACCGCGTCGAGAGCGACGCCGCGGAGAGCATCGCCCACCAGCGACTCAAGCGCGTCCGCTGGTTCAGCGACTGGCTCGAGGACGAAATCGCGGCGATCGGCAACTAG
- a CDS encoding transcription initiation factor IIB, which yields MHEIRTSPSETVDARDAAERQESVDSRTECPECGGDLRRDGERGETACRECGLVVDERTIDRGPEWRAFTSDERESRSRVGAPMSELRHDNGLSTRIDWRNRDGYGKELSARKRKLFQRLRTWDERFVTKDAQERNLKQAFGEIDRMASALGLAEPCRETAGVIYRQAVERDLLPGRSIEGMATASLYAGARKQGTPRTLVEFETVSRVEKLRIQRAYRYLSQELDLRLEPADPLQYVPQFSSALELSDEAKQRTRELLEAAKSDGLHSGRSPASIAAAALYAAGRLTNEEITQDAVSDAAHVSCVTIRKRYTEILDVYEAHRNGR from the coding sequence ATGCACGAGATACGTACCAGCCCGTCCGAAACCGTCGATGCGCGCGACGCCGCGGAACGACAGGAATCAGTCGATTCGCGGACCGAATGCCCAGAGTGTGGCGGCGACCTCCGCCGCGACGGCGAGCGGGGCGAAACCGCCTGTCGAGAGTGCGGGCTCGTCGTCGACGAACGCACGATCGATCGCGGGCCGGAGTGGCGCGCGTTCACTAGCGACGAGCGCGAGTCCCGCAGCCGCGTCGGCGCGCCGATGAGCGAACTCAGACACGACAACGGCCTCAGCACGCGGATCGACTGGCGAAACCGGGACGGCTACGGGAAGGAACTCTCCGCGCGAAAACGAAAGCTGTTCCAGCGATTGCGGACCTGGGACGAACGGTTCGTCACGAAAGACGCTCAGGAGCGAAACCTGAAGCAGGCGTTCGGCGAGATCGACCGGATGGCCTCGGCGCTCGGCCTCGCGGAACCCTGCCGGGAAACCGCGGGTGTCATCTATCGACAGGCGGTCGAACGCGACCTGCTGCCCGGTCGGTCGATAGAGGGGATGGCGACGGCCAGTCTGTACGCCGGCGCGCGAAAACAGGGGACCCCGCGGACCCTCGTGGAGTTCGAGACGGTGAGTCGCGTCGAAAAGCTCCGCATCCAGCGGGCCTATCGCTACCTCTCGCAGGAACTCGACCTCCGTCTCGAGCCCGCCGACCCGCTCCAGTACGTCCCGCAGTTTTCCTCCGCGCTCGAGTTGAGCGACGAGGCCAAACAGCGCACGCGCGAACTGCTCGAGGCGGCCAAATCCGACGGCCTCCACAGCGGACGAAGCCCCGCCAGCATCGCCGCGGCGGCGCTGTACGCAGCGGGCCGATTGACGAACGAGGAGATCACGCAGGACGCCGTCAGCGACGCCGCGCACGTGAGCTGTGTAACTATTCGAAAACGCTACACTGAGATACTCGATGTCTACGAAGCACACCGGAACGGCCGATGA
- a CDS encoding MarR family transcriptional regulator, which translates to MTTERRILRHLTERGPLDVVELATALETHPTTVELACERLRDRERVRLVGSSRYRLVDGERAGGVEIDSEPDDDIEGDPER; encoded by the coding sequence ATGACGACTGAACGCCGAATACTCCGACACCTCACAGAGCGGGGACCGCTCGACGTGGTCGAGCTCGCGACAGCGCTCGAGACACATCCGACGACGGTCGAACTCGCCTGCGAGCGCCTCCGCGACAGGGAACGCGTTCGGCTCGTCGGCTCGAGTCGGTACCGGCTCGTCGACGGCGAGCGCGCCGGCGGAGTCGAGATCGACTCGGAGCCCGACGACGATATCGAGGGCGACCCCGAGCGGTGA
- a CDS encoding SDR family oxidoreductase, which yields MRVAILGCGYVGCELGRQLRERGHDVIGVRRSESGIETIESLGLEAVRADITDADDLESVPSVDAVVFAASSGGRDASAARSVYVDGLETAIESFGSRADPPDRLVYTSSTGVHGDHDGDWVDEETPIDPTTEKTAVLAEAERVALETPPEYGFEGTVARYAGLYGPDRYRLERYLEGPVTAGYLNMVHRDDAAGAVGYLLEEDLARGEVVQVVDDEPADKWEFADWLANEAGVDEPAKRTKAERLEDGDLSAAARRRIRTSKRCSNEKLRGLGYEFAYPTFRTGYRDAIEEYIAGTSSNG from the coding sequence ATGCGCGTTGCAATTCTGGGCTGTGGATACGTCGGCTGCGAACTGGGCCGGCAACTCCGCGAGCGCGGCCACGACGTGATCGGCGTGCGGCGCTCCGAGTCGGGCATCGAGACGATCGAATCCCTCGGCCTCGAGGCCGTTCGAGCGGATATCACCGACGCCGACGACCTCGAGTCGGTCCCGTCGGTCGACGCCGTCGTCTTCGCCGCGAGCAGCGGCGGTCGGGACGCGAGCGCCGCTCGATCTGTGTACGTCGACGGGCTCGAAACGGCGATCGAGTCGTTCGGCTCGCGTGCTGACCCGCCTGATCGGCTGGTCTACACCTCCTCGACGGGCGTTCACGGTGACCACGACGGCGACTGGGTCGACGAGGAGACGCCGATCGATCCGACTACCGAGAAGACGGCAGTGCTCGCCGAGGCCGAACGCGTCGCCCTCGAGACGCCCCCCGAGTACGGGTTCGAGGGGACCGTCGCCCGGTACGCGGGGCTGTACGGGCCGGACCGGTACCGACTCGAGCGCTACCTCGAGGGACCGGTTACGGCGGGCTACCTGAACATGGTCCACCGCGACGACGCGGCGGGCGCAGTCGGATACCTGCTCGAGGAGGATTTGGCACGCGGGGAGGTCGTACAGGTCGTCGACGACGAACCGGCCGACAAGTGGGAATTCGCGGATTGGCTCGCGAACGAAGCGGGGGTCGACGAACCGGCCAAGCGGACGAAAGCCGAACGTCTCGAGGACGGCGACCTCTCGGCGGCCGCCCGGCGTCGGATTCGAACGAGCAAGCGGTGCTCGAACGAGAAGCTTCGCGGGCTCGGCTACGAGTTCGCGTATCCGACGTTTCGAACGGGGTATCGCGACGCGATAGAGGAATATATTGCCGGCACCTCGTCGAACGGCTGA
- a CDS encoding DHH family phosphoesterase yields the protein MSYQGVRSVGNALGGDRALVIDDAVDLAVSTDPLVLSLVVLAVLGAVFGGWWLVRWVRRPPGTRLKRVLASYDDVAVLMHPNPDPDAMACAMGVAEIADAVDTDATLQYSGEIRHQENRAFRTVLDLDLETVESSSDLAADAVVLVDHNTPRGFTGAQTVEPVVVVDHHPGNGAGTAFTDVRPDYGAASTIIVEYLEDMGATMADDDDDESEGGFEISSDLATGLLYGIQSDTNNLTKGCSKAEFDACAFLFPGIDEDDLDRIANPQVSDDVLQIKAKAITEKRVEGSFATCDVGTINNVDAIPQAADELMHLEGVTAVVVYGENDGTLHLSGRSRDDRVHMGETLRHVVSDIPMANAGGHARMGGGQLSVEHMRGIGPSDGLTCVELEDRLFAAMAGDRS from the coding sequence ATGAGCTATCAGGGAGTCCGTTCGGTGGGAAACGCGCTCGGTGGTGACCGCGCGTTGGTGATCGACGACGCCGTGGATCTCGCCGTCTCGACGGACCCGCTCGTCCTCTCGCTCGTGGTTCTCGCCGTTCTCGGTGCCGTCTTCGGTGGGTGGTGGCTCGTCCGCTGGGTTCGGCGACCGCCCGGAACGCGTCTCAAGCGCGTCCTCGCCTCCTACGACGACGTGGCGGTGTTGATGCATCCGAACCCCGACCCCGACGCGATGGCGTGTGCGATGGGCGTCGCCGAGATCGCGGACGCGGTCGACACCGACGCGACCCTCCAGTACTCCGGCGAAATCCGACACCAGGAAAACCGGGCGTTCAGGACCGTTCTGGACCTCGACCTCGAGACGGTCGAATCGAGTTCCGATCTGGCCGCAGACGCCGTGGTACTGGTCGATCACAACACGCCGCGAGGATTTACCGGCGCACAGACCGTCGAACCGGTGGTCGTCGTCGACCACCACCCCGGAAACGGAGCCGGAACGGCGTTTACGGACGTTCGGCCCGACTACGGCGCGGCGTCGACGATCATCGTCGAGTACCTAGAGGACATGGGCGCGACGATGGCCGATGACGACGACGATGAGTCGGAAGGTGGGTTCGAAATATCGTCGGACCTCGCGACTGGATTGCTCTACGGCATCCAGTCCGATACGAACAACCTGACGAAAGGCTGCTCGAAAGCGGAGTTCGACGCCTGTGCGTTTCTCTTTCCCGGCATCGACGAGGACGATCTCGACCGAATCGCCAACCCGCAGGTTAGCGACGACGTGTTACAGATCAAAGCCAAAGCGATCACCGAAAAGCGCGTCGAGGGCTCGTTCGCCACTTGCGACGTCGGCACGATCAACAACGTCGACGCGATTCCGCAAGCGGCGGACGAACTCATGCACCTCGAGGGAGTGACGGCCGTGGTGGTCTACGGCGAAAACGACGGCACGTTGCACCTCTCGGGGCGGTCGCGCGACGACCGCGTCCACATGGGCGAAACGCTGCGTCATGTTGTCAGCGACATTCCGATGGCGAACGCCGGCGGCCACGCCCGGATGGGCGGCGGCCAGCTGTCGGTCGAGCACATGCGCGGGATCGGCCCCTCGGACGGGCTCACCTGCGTCGAACTCGAGGATCGGCTGTTCGCCGCGATGGCTGGCGATCGGTCCTGA
- a CDS encoding HVO_0758 family zinc finger protein, which produces MQSIRKALRTGDLDKDTYERVVCADCEKPLKTENDPDSIETIRICPDCDTKWKEIR; this is translated from the coding sequence ATGCAATCAATCCGGAAGGCGCTTCGAACGGGAGACCTCGACAAGGACACCTACGAGCGAGTGGTCTGTGCTGACTGCGAGAAACCCCTCAAGACGGAGAACGATCCGGACTCGATCGAGACGATCCGCATCTGCCCCGACTGCGATACGAAGTGGAAAGAGATTCGCTGA
- a CDS encoding MFS transporter, giving the protein MNFPVTRRVGGRTAVFGSLCGLVFLVNLGRMIYAPLLEPFKAEFAASTGAIGLLATLAWAGSAAPRLPTGYLLTKVPRRWVVLGTGLVLAGGSAFASTADSLGVLYVGALLMGIASGVYYVSAMPLVSELFPERPGRAIGVNGMASQLAAVAAPLLVAGFYAVTALPIEPWRLLFRLLSGGAVLSAVAFYLTARRVDLPGGEREDLNLTEALSAQWRVILTGIVVAGLAGLVWNGVFNMYVTYLNESKEFSQGLAQIMLTVVFATGVPAFWLTGVIADRVPFVPLMLAVLGSFVVCLVGLILAESVVAVFLVSAVTGYVMHSLFPATDTYILASLPNTHRGSGYAIFSSAMMPLQAIGSVFVGGLVDVGFSFDTIFAGLAAGLVVLLVVLLALWSAGVLPDSQAR; this is encoded by the coding sequence ATGAACTTCCCGGTGACTCGGCGCGTCGGCGGTCGGACGGCGGTCTTCGGGTCACTGTGCGGGCTCGTCTTTCTGGTCAACCTCGGGCGGATGATCTACGCGCCCTTGCTCGAGCCGTTCAAGGCCGAATTCGCCGCGAGCACGGGAGCCATCGGCCTGCTGGCGACGCTCGCCTGGGCAGGCAGCGCGGCTCCGCGTCTGCCGACGGGGTACCTGCTGACGAAGGTGCCGCGACGGTGGGTGGTACTCGGAACCGGACTCGTCCTCGCGGGCGGTTCGGCGTTCGCGTCCACCGCGGACTCGCTCGGCGTCCTCTACGTCGGTGCGCTGTTGATGGGGATCGCCAGCGGCGTCTACTACGTTTCCGCGATGCCGCTGGTCAGCGAACTCTTTCCCGAGCGACCGGGTCGAGCGATCGGCGTCAACGGCATGGCGAGCCAGCTCGCGGCCGTCGCCGCTCCGCTGCTGGTCGCCGGCTTCTACGCCGTAACGGCGCTCCCGATCGAGCCCTGGCGACTGCTCTTTCGCCTGCTGTCAGGCGGGGCGGTCCTCTCTGCGGTCGCGTTCTACCTGACCGCTCGCCGGGTCGACCTTCCGGGCGGGGAGCGCGAGGACCTGAACCTCACCGAGGCGCTGTCCGCCCAGTGGCGAGTCATACTCACGGGAATCGTCGTCGCCGGCCTCGCGGGACTGGTCTGGAACGGCGTGTTCAACATGTACGTCACCTATCTCAACGAATCGAAGGAGTTCTCCCAGGGACTCGCACAGATCATGCTCACGGTGGTCTTCGCGACCGGCGTTCCCGCGTTCTGGCTCACCGGCGTCATCGCCGACCGGGTTCCGTTCGTCCCCCTCATGCTCGCCGTGCTGGGCAGCTTCGTCGTCTGTCTCGTCGGGTTGATCCTCGCCGAGAGCGTCGTCGCCGTCTTCCTCGTCTCGGCGGTGACGGGGTACGTCATGCACAGCCTGTTTCCCGCGACCGACACCTACATCCTGGCGTCGCTTCCCAACACCCATCGCGGGAGCGGCTACGCCATCTTCAGCAGCGCGATGATGCCGCTCCAGGCCATCGGCAGCGTCTTCGTCGGCGGCCTCGTCGATGTCGGCTTCAGCTTCGATACGATCTTCGCCGGGCTCGCGGCCGGGCTCGTCGTCCTGCTCGTCGTCCTGCTCGCGCTCTGGTCGGCCGGGGTGCTCCCGGACAGTCAGGCGCGGTGA
- a CDS encoding glycosyl transferase family 2: MEYVQERIATLHEFGSTPQVEDVEAALAETAVVVPMTAREHGRPAAERVFSELEAVDPAAVFVPVRAPADRIGSVRTWLESFDLELSVLWCNAPAVDELLATVGLDDGFGKGRDVWLALGPAAQAHEYVVVHDADARSYEGEHVARLLAPLTDGFEFAKGYYARVEDDTLYGRLFRLFYEPLVRAIARRHDEPIVSYLESFRYALAGEFAASADLINRLRPPRAWGLEVGTLGDAFEYAGFTGTAQVDLGRHEHDHRSVAGDDGLEGMSREVAAELLRVFEERGVDPTYRTLPRRYVESGQRLIAQYEADARFNGFSYDPDAERDQLERYAEAIERPGSDRRLPRWVDASLERSAVLEAARPSPAQRLESGTSD; this comes from the coding sequence ATGGAATACGTCCAGGAGCGAATCGCCACGCTCCACGAGTTCGGCTCGACGCCGCAGGTCGAGGACGTCGAGGCCGCGCTCGCGGAGACGGCCGTCGTCGTTCCGATGACCGCTCGAGAACACGGTCGTCCCGCCGCCGAGCGCGTCTTCTCGGAACTCGAGGCCGTCGATCCGGCCGCCGTCTTCGTTCCGGTTCGTGCGCCGGCGGACCGGATTGGCTCCGTTCGAACCTGGCTCGAGTCGTTCGACCTCGAGCTGTCCGTTCTCTGGTGTAACGCCCCCGCCGTCGACGAGCTGTTGGCGACCGTCGGACTCGACGACGGCTTCGGCAAGGGGCGCGACGTCTGGCTGGCGCTCGGGCCGGCGGCCCAGGCCCACGAGTACGTCGTCGTCCACGACGCTGACGCCCGGAGTTACGAGGGAGAGCACGTCGCGCGCCTGCTGGCGCCGCTGACCGACGGCTTCGAGTTCGCGAAGGGCTACTACGCTCGCGTCGAGGACGACACCCTCTACGGGCGGCTGTTCCGGCTGTTTTACGAACCGCTCGTTCGCGCGATAGCGCGCCGCCACGACGAGCCGATCGTCTCGTACCTCGAGTCGTTCCGGTACGCGCTAGCCGGCGAGTTCGCCGCGTCGGCCGACCTGATAAACCGCCTTCGACCCCCGCGGGCCTGGGGGCTCGAGGTCGGCACGCTGGGCGACGCGTTCGAGTACGCGGGCTTTACGGGGACCGCACAGGTCGACCTCGGCCGGCACGAACACGACCACCGGTCGGTCGCCGGCGACGACGGGCTCGAGGGGATGAGCCGGGAAGTGGCCGCCGAACTGCTGCGCGTGTTCGAAGAGCGCGGCGTCGATCCGACGTACCGAACGCTTCCCCGGCGGTACGTCGAAAGCGGTCAGCGGCTGATCGCCCAGTACGAGGCAGACGCGCGCTTCAACGGCTTTTCCTACGATCCCGACGCCGAGCGCGACCAGCTCGAGCGCTACGCCGAGGCGATCGAGCGACCGGGGTCGGATCGGCGGCTCCCCCGGTGGGTCGACGCCTCGCTCGAGCGGTCGGCCGTGCTCGAGGCGGCCCGGCCGTCGCCCGCCCAGCGACTCGAGTCGGGGACGTCTGACTGA
- a CDS encoding DUF7109 family protein has product MDATADELAGVVDLFGGLSRAELERALSEAAFRADGGSIDERALGEAIDEGLESFTLLECSTECLATDAPTLDSGTDLFVSGPAAFPTVPEYAEDVPHILDIERRRFDRDALGAAARARFSDAIDAARDGGPDGDRLRDLREVSYDIEAWGPVELDDERARIEEGLD; this is encoded by the coding sequence ATGGACGCGACGGCTGACGAACTCGCTGGCGTCGTCGACCTCTTCGGCGGACTCTCGCGCGCGGAACTCGAGCGGGCGCTCTCGGAGGCCGCCTTCCGGGCGGACGGGGGTTCGATCGACGAGCGCGCGCTCGGCGAGGCGATCGACGAGGGCCTCGAGTCGTTCACGCTGCTCGAGTGCTCCACCGAGTGCCTGGCGACGGACGCGCCGACCCTCGACTCCGGGACCGACCTCTTCGTCTCCGGCCCGGCGGCATTTCCCACGGTCCCGGAGTACGCCGAGGACGTGCCCCACATTCTCGACATCGAGCGCCGGCGGTTCGATCGCGACGCACTCGGCGCGGCCGCTCGAGCGCGATTTAGCGACGCGATCGATGCGGCGCGAGACGGGGGACCCGACGGCGACCGGCTTCGGGACCTCCGCGAGGTGAGCTACGACATCGAGGCGTGGGGACCGGTGGAACTGGACGACGAGCGCGCGCGGATCGAAGAGGGACTCGACTGA
- a CDS encoding NUDIX hydrolase codes for MARLRLEAVAGHEPSQIDDQPYDAAVLAPVIDRDGEDYLLFTKRADHLGEHPGQMSFPGGGAEPIDDTILETGLREAAEEIRLEADEADVIGQLDDIRTITEYAVTPFVVRVPDREYDPDEREVAEIAILPLSGLLDPDNYEYERRSHPAYGEAVVHYFHVDGYTVWGATGNILVQLLELATDFEPGDRLEQSTF; via the coding sequence ATGGCGCGACTCCGTCTCGAGGCCGTCGCCGGTCACGAGCCAAGCCAGATCGACGATCAGCCCTACGACGCCGCCGTCCTCGCGCCGGTCATCGACCGCGACGGCGAGGACTACCTGCTGTTTACCAAACGCGCCGACCACCTCGGCGAGCATCCCGGGCAGATGAGCTTCCCCGGGGGCGGGGCGGAACCGATCGACGATACGATCCTCGAGACCGGGCTCAGAGAGGCCGCAGAGGAGATCCGCCTCGAGGCCGACGAGGCCGACGTGATCGGGCAACTCGACGACATCCGGACGATCACGGAGTACGCCGTCACGCCGTTCGTCGTTCGCGTGCCCGACCGGGAGTACGACCCGGACGAGCGGGAGGTGGCCGAAATCGCGATCCTCCCGCTTTCGGGCTTGCTGGACCCCGACAACTACGAGTACGAACGACGAAGCCACCCGGCCTACGGCGAGGCCGTCGTCCACTACTTCCACGTCGACGGCTACACCGTCTGGGGCGCGACGGGGAACATTCTGGTCCAGTTACTCGAGCTGGCAACCGATTTCGAACCCGGCGACCGACTGGAGCAGTCGACGTTCTGA
- a CDS encoding NAD(P)/FAD-dependent oxidoreductase, with product MPEPDLETDLAVGSDAFADAGAGLEVAVVGAGAIGATTAYDLARRGASVTLYDSGSVASGASGRAAGLCYDAFASALDAEIAGEAIERFRAFSGDDTFPFVECPYVWFAREGDEERAAAIREQVDRMQRNGVVALEMTGSELGERFPALRGDDVAVAAVAGAAGYTDPAQYTACLAAAADGAGADLEPETPVAVSVDQPRVEPVDDAGGVAGERDVDAVVVTAGAHTKRLLAEAGVSIALKPYRVQALIADAELDEPMWYDATDGLYARPHPEGILVGNGTEPVEADPDAYDRAASDAFLEGIPGRVDERLEGISLEIDRAWAGLCTATPDRDPLVGEVRPGLFVATGFQGEGVMRAPAIGDRLAAMVLDDDGGLDRFDPTRFAGDESFDIVEGMGVDSEG from the coding sequence GTGCCTGAGCCCGACCTCGAGACCGATCTCGCCGTCGGATCGGACGCGTTCGCCGACGCGGGGGCGGGCCTCGAGGTCGCGGTCGTCGGAGCCGGTGCGATCGGCGCGACGACCGCTTACGACCTCGCCCGTCGCGGCGCGTCGGTGACCCTCTACGACAGCGGTTCGGTCGCCAGCGGTGCGAGCGGGCGAGCGGCCGGGCTGTGTTACGACGCGTTCGCGTCGGCCCTCGACGCCGAAATCGCGGGGGAGGCGATCGAACGGTTCCGCGCCTTTTCGGGCGACGACACGTTCCCGTTCGTCGAGTGTCCGTACGTCTGGTTCGCGCGGGAGGGCGACGAGGAGCGCGCGGCCGCCATCCGCGAGCAGGTCGATCGAATGCAACGCAACGGGGTCGTCGCCCTCGAGATGACCGGTTCGGAACTCGGCGAGCGGTTCCCCGCCCTGCGCGGCGACGACGTGGCGGTCGCCGCCGTCGCGGGCGCGGCTGGCTACACCGATCCAGCGCAGTACACGGCCTGTCTCGCGGCCGCGGCCGACGGGGCTGGGGCGGACCTCGAGCCAGAGACGCCGGTCGCCGTCTCCGTCGATCAGCCGCGAGTCGAACCGGTCGACGACGCCGGCGGAGTCGCAGGTGAGCGCGACGTCGACGCCGTCGTCGTCACCGCGGGCGCACACACCAAACGGCTGCTCGCCGAGGCCGGCGTGTCGATCGCCCTGAAGCCCTACCGCGTCCAGGCGCTGATCGCGGACGCCGAACTCGACGAACCGATGTGGTACGACGCGACCGACGGCCTGTACGCTCGCCCACACCCGGAGGGAATCCTCGTCGGAAACGGCACCGAACCGGTCGAAGCGGATCCGGACGCCTACGACCGTGCGGCCTCCGACGCGTTCCTCGAGGGGATACCGGGTCGCGTCGACGAACGACTCGAGGGGATCAGCCTCGAGATCGACCGCGCGTGGGCGGGGCTCTGCACTGCGACACCGGATCGAGACCCGCTCGTCGGCGAGGTCCGCCCGGGGCTGTTCGTCGCGACCGGGTTCCAGGGAGAGGGGGTCATGCGAGCGCCGGCGATCGGCGACCGACTCGCCGCGATGGTACTCGACGACGACGGCGGCCTCGACAGGTTCGATCCGACCCGCTTCGCGGGCGACGAGTCGTTCGACATCGTCGAGGGAATGGGCGTCGATTCGGAGGGGTGA
- a CDS encoding Hsp20/alpha crystallin family protein has product MTLRDIGGSVGNALYRQIGRVSSYIQRSRSLPSDVLENDTSYLVVFDAPGADADELQVRYLEGTVGVHVDRFREFHDGFDMLFPGRSMSLEGEAELPDDAVVEPDAGTARLTEVGTLNVEIPKDETGTGPDDRSDGLTIGEGASDDDRSIDDADESDIDAAEADEITIDG; this is encoded by the coding sequence GTGACGCTCAGAGACATCGGCGGTTCGGTCGGAAACGCGCTGTATCGCCAGATCGGCCGCGTGAGCAGTTACATCCAACGCTCCCGATCCCTCCCGTCGGACGTTCTCGAGAACGACACGTCCTATCTCGTCGTCTTCGACGCGCCCGGAGCCGACGCCGACGAGCTACAGGTTCGATACCTCGAGGGAACGGTGGGCGTCCACGTCGACCGCTTTCGCGAGTTCCACGACGGGTTCGACATGTTGTTTCCCGGCCGCTCGATGTCCCTCGAGGGGGAAGCAGAACTTCCCGACGACGCCGTCGTCGAACCGGACGCCGGCACGGCGAGGCTGACCGAAGTCGGCACGCTCAACGTCGAGATTCCGAAGGACGAAACGGGGACGGGCCCGGACGACCGCTCGGACGGACTCACCATCGGCGAGGGAGCGAGCGACGACGATCGGTCGATCGACGACGCGGACGAGAGCGATATCGACGCGGCGGAAGCCGACGAGATCACCATCGACGGCTGA
- a CDS encoding DUF7559 family protein, with translation MPPTEEIKCTDDDCFLDLFENHYTYDVPEDYSVSELSCPVCGGTDCLERVEL, from the coding sequence ATGCCACCGACTGAGGAGATTAAGTGCACCGACGACGATTGCTTTCTCGACCTGTTCGAGAACCACTACACCTACGACGTCCCCGAAGACTATTCCGTTTCGGAGCTGTCGTGTCCGGTCTGTGGCGGGACCGATTGCCTCGAGCGCGTCGAACTGTAA